In a single window of the Burkholderia contaminans genome:
- a CDS encoding bifunctional cytochrome P450/NADPH--P450 reductase produces MKSSSLVPQPPLKPVIGHLMEVLGPSPLAKMMDLARKYGPVYWFEVFGQGYYVVSGQTLVNEVCDESRFQKCVHQSLLELRPAIGDGLFTAFGDEPNWAKAHRVLMQAFGPLSIWSMFDKMVDIADQMFLHWERFGPETPVDVSDHMTRLTLDTIALCAFDCRFNSFYREDQHPFVDAMVNTLSEAGKRELRPKLVSKLMVNRSRKFDADIEVMRSLATKMIEDRRKHPHDSEASMDLLDRMLNGVDPVTGEKLDDENIVFQMITFLIAGHETTSGLLSFATYFLLKNPDILQKARDMVDEVVGSETPRIEHLARLRYIEHILMETLRIWPTAPAFAVSPLADTTFGGKYAVSPDDIIMILTPMLHRDVSVWGEDVEAFRPERFAPEHAEQLPPNAWKPFGNGARACIGRPFAMQEAHLVLIMLLQRFDFSFADPDYELDVAETLTLKPTGFRINVKPRARGALKVPDTAVRARSSAQSPSVAPVQSLPSGEDVSTILVLFGGNTGSAESFARRIAGDASRHGFHATCAPLDDFAGKLDGYPALVIVTASYEGQPPDNARSFVPYVEALGEGALDGVHFSVLGCGNKQWARTYQAIPKRVDEALEKAGATRVHARGELDSGGDFFGEFDNWYTEMWDRFAISAGKEVSTVQHGDTALKVSFAENTREKLLNFGDMAHASIVDNRELVDISVAGSRSKKHIELKLPDEMTYRSGDYLAVLPRNSKNNVDRVLRRFRVSWDTQVVIEGTSSNPRLPLGQPISCGDLFSSYVELAVPATRSQVSTLADATRCPPEKVELERLSADDFECEILGKRTTVMDLLERFGSVDLSLDKFLDMLPALKARQYSISSSPLWKADHVTLTVAVVDAPALSGNGRHEGVASSYLARLNTGDSLSVAVRPSNAHFRPPAETGLPMILICAGSGIAPFRGFLQERALQKQQGENVGKSLLFFGIDDPDVDFLYRDELDEWARFGVVEVMPAYSNRPEEGARFVQDKVWLEREKIAALFAQGATVFVCGDGKNMAPAVRATLARIYQEATGANDEIASAWIDTMEREHGRYVADVFA; encoded by the coding sequence ATGAAATCCTCATCCCTCGTCCCCCAGCCGCCCCTGAAACCCGTCATCGGTCATCTGATGGAGGTCCTCGGGCCGTCTCCACTTGCCAAGATGATGGATCTCGCGCGCAAGTACGGGCCGGTCTACTGGTTCGAGGTGTTCGGCCAAGGTTACTACGTTGTCAGCGGACAAACACTCGTGAATGAAGTGTGTGACGAAAGCCGATTTCAGAAGTGCGTGCACCAGTCGCTGCTCGAACTCAGACCCGCGATCGGGGACGGGTTATTTACGGCATTCGGTGACGAACCGAACTGGGCCAAAGCGCATCGCGTGCTGATGCAGGCGTTCGGCCCGCTCAGTATCTGGTCGATGTTCGACAAGATGGTCGACATCGCCGACCAGATGTTTCTCCATTGGGAGCGGTTCGGCCCGGAGACGCCGGTCGACGTGTCCGATCACATGACGCGACTGACGCTCGATACGATTGCCCTGTGTGCGTTCGATTGTCGTTTCAACAGCTTCTACCGTGAAGATCAGCATCCGTTTGTCGATGCCATGGTCAACACCCTCAGCGAGGCCGGAAAGCGCGAGCTGCGACCCAAACTGGTGTCGAAGCTGATGGTCAATCGCAGTCGAAAGTTCGACGCGGACATCGAAGTCATGCGATCGCTCGCGACCAAAATGATCGAGGACCGGCGCAAGCACCCGCACGACAGCGAAGCGTCGATGGACCTGCTCGACCGAATGCTGAACGGCGTCGATCCGGTGACGGGAGAAAAACTCGATGACGAGAACATCGTCTTCCAGATGATTACCTTTCTCATCGCCGGACATGAAACGACCAGCGGGCTCCTGTCCTTTGCCACCTATTTCCTCCTCAAGAACCCGGACATCCTGCAAAAAGCACGGGATATGGTCGACGAGGTGGTGGGCAGCGAGACCCCGCGGATCGAGCATCTCGCACGACTTCGTTACATCGAACACATCCTCATGGAGACGTTGCGAATCTGGCCGACCGCACCGGCATTCGCCGTGTCGCCGCTCGCTGACACCACGTTCGGCGGCAAATATGCCGTTTCTCCCGACGACATCATCATGATCCTGACGCCCATGTTGCATCGGGATGTGAGCGTCTGGGGCGAGGACGTCGAGGCGTTTCGTCCGGAGCGATTTGCGCCGGAGCATGCGGAGCAACTCCCGCCCAATGCATGGAAGCCCTTCGGCAATGGTGCGCGTGCCTGTATCGGCCGCCCTTTTGCGATGCAAGAAGCGCATCTCGTTCTGATCATGCTCCTTCAGCGATTCGATTTCTCTTTCGCCGATCCGGACTACGAGCTGGACGTCGCCGAAACGCTTACGCTGAAGCCGACCGGTTTCCGGATCAACGTGAAACCGCGGGCCCGAGGTGCGCTCAAAGTGCCCGATACGGCCGTTCGCGCCCGCTCGAGCGCGCAAAGCCCGAGCGTCGCGCCGGTTCAGTCGCTCCCTTCCGGCGAAGATGTGTCGACGATACTCGTGCTCTTCGGGGGAAATACGGGCTCCGCCGAATCCTTCGCAAGACGCATTGCAGGAGACGCGAGTCGTCACGGATTTCACGCCACGTGCGCTCCCCTCGACGATTTCGCGGGAAAACTCGACGGGTATCCTGCCCTCGTGATCGTCACCGCTTCCTACGAAGGACAGCCGCCGGACAACGCCAGGTCATTCGTCCCGTATGTCGAAGCACTCGGCGAAGGCGCGCTGGACGGCGTCCATTTTTCGGTTCTCGGGTGCGGCAACAAACAATGGGCCCGGACATACCAGGCGATTCCCAAGCGAGTCGATGAAGCGCTCGAGAAGGCCGGCGCCACGAGAGTGCACGCTAGAGGCGAGCTCGATTCCGGTGGCGACTTCTTTGGTGAATTTGACAATTGGTACACCGAAATGTGGGACCGATTTGCAATCAGCGCCGGGAAGGAAGTGTCGACCGTGCAACATGGCGATACTGCATTGAAGGTCAGTTTCGCCGAGAATACCCGCGAAAAGTTGCTGAATTTCGGTGACATGGCACATGCATCCATCGTCGACAACAGGGAACTGGTTGATATCAGCGTAGCTGGCAGCCGCTCCAAAAAGCATATCGAACTGAAACTGCCGGACGAGATGACCTATCGATCGGGAGATTACCTGGCCGTGCTGCCCCGCAACTCGAAAAACAACGTCGATCGCGTCTTGCGCCGGTTTCGCGTGAGCTGGGACACGCAGGTGGTGATTGAAGGAACGTCAAGTAATCCGCGCCTGCCGCTCGGCCAGCCAATCAGTTGTGGTGACCTGTTCTCGAGCTATGTCGAACTCGCCGTTCCTGCCACCCGATCACAAGTATCCACCCTGGCCGATGCCACGCGCTGCCCTCCCGAGAAGGTCGAGCTCGAGCGCCTGAGCGCCGACGATTTCGAATGCGAGATCCTGGGAAAGCGGACAACCGTCATGGATCTGCTCGAACGCTTCGGATCCGTCGATCTGTCGCTCGACAAGTTCCTCGATATGCTGCCCGCGCTGAAAGCACGCCAGTATTCGATCTCGTCTTCCCCGCTTTGGAAAGCAGACCATGTCACGCTGACGGTGGCCGTGGTCGATGCTCCGGCACTCTCCGGCAATGGTCGCCATGAAGGGGTGGCGTCGTCGTATCTCGCGCGACTCAACACGGGGGACAGCCTGTCCGTCGCAGTCAGGCCATCGAACGCACACTTTCGGCCACCCGCCGAAACCGGTCTTCCGATGATTCTGATCTGTGCCGGTTCCGGTATCGCCCCATTCCGTGGCTTTCTGCAAGAGCGCGCACTACAGAAGCAGCAGGGGGAAAACGTCGGCAAGTCGTTGCTCTTCTTCGGCATCGATGATCCCGACGTCGACTTTCTTTATCGCGACGAACTCGACGAATGGGCGCGATTCGGTGTGGTCGAAGTGATGCCGGCTTACTCGAATCGCCCGGAGGAAGGTGCCCGGTTCGTTCAGGACAAAGTCTGGCTGGAGCGCGAGAAGATCGCCGCACTGTTTGCGCAAGGCGCCACCGTCTTCGTCTGCGGGGATGGAAAGAATATGGCGCCTGCCGTACGCGCCACGCTTGCCCGCATTTATCAGGAGGCAACGGGAGCGAACGATGAAATCGCCAGCGCGTGGATCGACACGATGGAGCGGGAGCATGGCAGATATGTTGCCGACGTGTTTGCGTGA
- a CDS encoding AMP-binding protein, which translates to MEKIWLDAYPPGVPAEIDSGEYRNISALIERSFSRFHANPAFACDGKQITYGELDVMSGALAAWLQSRGLERGARVAIMMPNVLQYPISICAVLRAGYVVVNVNPLYTPRELQHQLNDSGAEAIVILDGCTATLDAILAHTQVKHVLVAAQGNASGAEQKPSPYAAFDDAIEEGSRSKFIPASQSPDDVAFLQYTGGTTGVSKGATLLHRNIVANVLQSDVWLKPARDLRPDVTQFITVAALPLYHIFALNVCCLLTIHMGALSVLVPNPRDIGGMIKSLAGYKITNFPGVNTLFNAMLHHPEFPRLDFSNLLVASGGGMATQEAVARRWKEMTGAPIIDGYGLSETSPCVAINPVTGSEFNGTIGLPLPSTEVSIRDDDGNELPAGEAGELCIRGPQVMAGYWQRPDETAKVMTADGFFRSGDIASISEAGFVRIVDRKKDMILVSGFNVYPNEIEEVVANHPGVYEVAAIGVPDEHSGEAVKLFVVRKDPALTFEDLMAFCKGQLTGYKRPKSIEFRDSLPKSNVGKILRRELRVSNH; encoded by the coding sequence ATGGAGAAGATCTGGCTTGATGCCTATCCGCCGGGGGTTCCGGCAGAGATTGATTCCGGCGAGTATCGAAACATCAGTGCATTGATCGAACGAAGCTTCAGCAGGTTTCACGCGAATCCGGCGTTTGCGTGCGATGGAAAGCAGATCACCTATGGCGAGCTCGACGTGATGTCTGGAGCACTCGCCGCGTGGCTGCAGTCACGCGGCCTCGAACGTGGTGCGCGGGTCGCCATCATGATGCCGAATGTGCTGCAGTACCCGATCTCGATTTGTGCCGTGTTGCGCGCCGGCTACGTTGTCGTCAACGTCAACCCGCTCTATACGCCCCGCGAGCTGCAACATCAGCTGAATGACAGTGGCGCCGAGGCGATCGTCATTCTCGACGGCTGCACGGCAACGCTGGATGCAATCCTTGCACACACGCAGGTGAAGCATGTTCTGGTTGCCGCGCAGGGCAATGCTTCCGGCGCGGAACAGAAGCCGAGCCCGTATGCGGCATTTGACGACGCGATCGAGGAGGGAAGTCGGAGCAAATTCATACCGGCTTCCCAGTCGCCGGACGATGTCGCTTTTCTCCAATATACGGGCGGGACAACCGGGGTGTCGAAAGGCGCGACGCTGTTGCATCGGAACATCGTCGCGAATGTATTGCAGTCGGACGTCTGGCTCAAACCGGCTCGCGATTTGCGCCCTGACGTGACGCAGTTCATCACGGTGGCGGCACTTCCGCTTTATCACATCTTTGCGCTCAATGTTTGCTGCCTGTTGACGATTCACATGGGTGCGCTTTCCGTACTGGTGCCGAATCCGCGGGACATCGGGGGGATGATCAAGTCGCTCGCCGGATACAAAATCACGAACTTTCCGGGCGTCAACACGCTCTTCAACGCGATGCTCCATCATCCTGAATTTCCGCGCCTCGATTTCTCCAATCTGCTGGTGGCCAGCGGTGGCGGGATGGCCACGCAAGAGGCCGTCGCAAGGCGCTGGAAGGAGATGACCGGCGCGCCGATCATCGACGGATACGGGCTGTCCGAGACATCACCATGCGTCGCGATCAATCCCGTGACCGGTAGTGAGTTCAACGGCACCATCGGCTTGCCGTTGCCCTCCACGGAAGTGTCGATCCGGGACGACGACGGCAACGAATTGCCGGCCGGCGAAGCCGGAGAGCTGTGCATTCGTGGTCCGCAGGTGATGGCGGGTTACTGGCAGCGGCCGGACGAGACCGCGAAGGTGATGACCGCGGACGGCTTCTTCAGATCGGGTGACATCGCGTCGATCTCCGAAGCGGGCTTCGTGCGAATCGTCGACCGCAAGAAGGACATGATTCTCGTGTCCGGTTTCAACGTCTACCCGAACGAGATCGAAGAGGTCGTCGCCAACCACCCCGGCGTATACGAGGTCGCGGCGATCGGCGTGCCCGACGAGCATTCCGGAGAGGCCGTCAAGCTGTTCGTGGTCAGGAAAGATCCGGCGCTGACGTTCGAAGACCTGATGGCGTTCTGTAAAGGCCAGCTGACCGGTTACAAGCGCCCGAAAAGCATCGAGTTTCGCGACAGCCTGCCAAAGAGCAACGTCGGGAAGATCCTTCGGCGCGAGTTGCGGGTGTCGAACCATTGA
- a CDS encoding AsmA family protein, with the protein MHNGHTVGKAAAWLAVSVALALAALVIVIVTFDWNRARPWIDDKVSDAIGRQFAINGDLHVGWRRPASERGWRAWVPWPRFIARNVTISNPDWARTKYFVTLDAISFEVEALPLMARRIVIPAIDLVNPSVDLERLKDGRANWTFKFKQPAQSGRWTLDLHQIAFAQGNLGYYDQQKQFDLSAVINTLGQPIPFGAVMKQQEALAHHESARAVGPAGQRKLAAQAHAGSAQPAVPASGVEAASRASAAASQALAAASHAAAATSGTAIAPPASGPAAGSNAPATAAPGAAASAASHASAGAAPAASTGVGTYAIGWTVKGIYKKGKVAGTGKLGNLLDLQGAQRPFPVQADLHFGDTHLALVGTLTDPSHLAAVDLRLWLAGTSMAKLYDVTGITLPETSPYATDGRLVGQFRASGNVFKYENFTGRVGGSDLGGTLVYVSREPRPLLSGTLESRLLQFSDLAPLIGADTNASKARRGAAVAQPANKALPVETFRTERWKKIDADVRLTGRRIVKTASLPITDLSTHIVMQDGVLTLNPLNFGVAGGTLASNIHLDGSGVPLKGRFTLQARHLKLKQLFPTFPVMQTALGEVNGDAALSATGNSPAALAATSNGEVKTLVTDGTVSLLLMEAAGLNVANVVYEKLFGTRDVKINCGAADFVATNGVLDSRVFALDTEDAVIAMDGNVNLRDETMNLTIHPHTKGFRVISLRSPLYVTGSFKQPHVGVKAGALIARGGAAVGLGLLNPLASLLALLQPGRSRPLPCGQMLADMERRPIAPPPGARQKTKAAPAYMNAPSAASSASAPVGGEPRHAK; encoded by the coding sequence ATGCACAACGGCCACACCGTCGGCAAGGCGGCCGCGTGGCTTGCCGTGAGCGTCGCGCTGGCGCTGGCCGCGCTGGTGATCGTCATCGTGACGTTCGACTGGAATCGAGCCCGGCCCTGGATCGACGACAAGGTGTCGGACGCGATCGGGCGGCAGTTCGCCATCAACGGCGATCTGCATGTCGGATGGCGTCGGCCCGCGAGCGAGCGGGGCTGGCGCGCCTGGGTGCCGTGGCCGCGATTCATCGCGCGCAATGTCACGATCTCCAACCCCGATTGGGCGCGCACGAAGTATTTCGTCACGCTGGACGCGATCAGTTTCGAGGTCGAGGCGCTGCCGCTGATGGCGCGCCGCATCGTGATCCCGGCAATCGATCTGGTCAATCCGTCCGTCGACCTCGAACGCCTGAAGGACGGGCGAGCCAACTGGACGTTCAAGTTCAAGCAGCCCGCTCAGTCGGGCCGATGGACGCTCGACCTGCATCAGATCGCGTTTGCCCAAGGCAATCTCGGCTACTACGACCAGCAGAAGCAATTCGATCTGAGCGCGGTGATCAACACGCTTGGCCAGCCGATTCCGTTCGGCGCGGTGATGAAACAGCAGGAGGCGTTGGCGCACCACGAATCGGCACGGGCCGTCGGGCCGGCAGGTCAAAGGAAGCTTGCCGCCCAGGCGCACGCGGGTTCGGCGCAGCCGGCGGTTCCTGCATCAGGTGTCGAAGCGGCGTCACGCGCATCGGCCGCGGCGTCGCAAGCGTTGGCCGCTGCTTCGCATGCTGCAGCGGCGACATCCGGCACCGCAATCGCCCCGCCTGCATCAGGCCCGGCGGCGGGTTCGAACGCCCCCGCGACTGCCGCACCGGGCGCAGCGGCCTCGGCGGCATCGCATGCATCGGCGGGTGCGGCGCCCGCGGCATCTACCGGTGTCGGCACTTACGCGATTGGCTGGACCGTCAAGGGGATCTACAAGAAGGGCAAGGTCGCCGGCACGGGCAAGCTCGGCAACCTGCTGGACCTGCAGGGCGCGCAACGCCCGTTTCCGGTTCAGGCCGATTTGCACTTTGGTGATACGCACCTGGCGCTGGTCGGCACGCTGACGGACCCGTCACACCTGGCCGCGGTCGACCTCCGGCTGTGGCTTGCTGGCACCAGCATGGCCAAGCTGTATGACGTCACGGGCATCACGCTGCCCGAAACTTCACCTTATGCGACCGACGGCCGGCTGGTCGGCCAGTTCCGGGCGTCAGGCAACGTTTTCAAGTACGAGAACTTCACGGGACGCGTCGGCGGCAGCGATCTCGGCGGCACGCTGGTGTACGTCTCGCGCGAACCGAGGCCGTTGTTATCCGGTACGCTGGAGTCGAGGTTGCTGCAGTTCTCCGACCTTGCGCCGCTCATCGGCGCCGACACGAATGCCAGCAAGGCGCGGCGGGGCGCCGCGGTCGCACAGCCCGCGAACAAGGCGTTGCCGGTCGAGACATTTCGCACGGAACGCTGGAAGAAGATCGACGCCGACGTTCGATTGACTGGCCGGCGCATCGTCAAGACCGCGAGCCTGCCGATCACCGACCTGTCGACCCACATCGTGATGCAGGACGGTGTGTTGACGCTCAATCCGCTGAACTTCGGTGTCGCGGGCGGTACGCTTGCTTCGAACATCCACCTGGACGGCAGTGGCGTACCGCTCAAAGGGCGGTTCACGCTGCAGGCACGCCATCTGAAACTCAAGCAGCTGTTCCCGACCTTCCCGGTGATGCAAACGGCGCTCGGCGAGGTCAACGGCGATGCCGCGTTGTCGGCCACCGGCAATTCGCCGGCGGCGCTCGCCGCGACGTCCAACGGAGAGGTGAAGACGTTGGTGACCGATGGCACGGTGAGCCTCTTGCTGATGGAAGCCGCGGGGCTGAACGTCGCCAACGTGGTGTACGAGAAACTGTTCGGCACACGCGACGTCAAGATCAACTGCGGCGCGGCCGACTTCGTGGCCACCAACGGCGTGCTCGACTCGCGCGTATTCGCGCTCGACACCGAGGATGCGGTGATCGCAATGGACGGCAACGTGAACCTGAGGGACGAGACCATGAACCTGACGATCCATCCCCACACCAAGGGATTCCGGGTGATATCGCTCCGCTCGCCGCTGTATGTCACCGGATCCTTCAAGCAACCGCACGTCGGGGTGAAGGCGGGCGCACTGATCGCGCGGGGCGGTGCCGCGGTCGGGCTGGGCTTGCTGAATCCGCTCGCCAGTCTGCTCGCGTTGTTGCAGCCGGGCCGCAGCCGCCCGTTGCCGTGCGGGCAGATGCTGGCCGACATGGAGCGGCGCCCGATCGCGCCGCCGCCTGGTGCCCGACAGAAGACGAAGGCGGCGCCGGCGTACATGAATGCGCCGTCGGCGGCTTCTTCAGCGTCCGCGCCGGTGGGTGGCGAACCCCGGCATGCGAAGTGA
- a CDS encoding alkaline phosphatase D family protein, with protein sequence MDRRHFLKSSAFFTIAAATVAAAHDVSPAALPASPVRENLHRFPQGVASGDPRDRSIVFWTRCVPVSRNVQHDAKGAAHAVSLRLEVSTLPDFSTLVARVPLRALATYDFTVRAKVTAFSPKTTYYYRFVAGDDVSMTGVARTAPAANEANDQVRFAWLTCQDWSVNHWQAMTLLADERDLDFVVHVGDYIYETVGTAPPGRAEPAHPPLHLPGGKLLADGRAYAETLEDYRTLYRTYRTDPRLQTLHQRLPMIAIWDDHEFSDDCWQDHQVYTNEERQETLRRRSASRAWAEYMPVDWDDVRFEPDDPSYTNIRIYRDFRFGMLMHLVMTDERLYRDDHVVNEAAVARARGHDPVHGDDAAGSRYFVKQDVLQRDEARVTRQLGRPPSMLGPEQTRWWKTLMKGSPATWKVWGNEVMLNRLWFLMPGAPGTPAARLVVDCDAWDGYPAHKHELLAYLREHGIHNVVAISGDLHAFQGAVVRDDPDPATGVPVIVDFVCAGISSMSFYAYLKAAWNGTPLASIAATPARLDRFLMANNPDLCHADHDAQGYASATVTSEYFSVTFNKVKPLNPDGTAPADALLGRTRLTVPRDSVEVRVEPI encoded by the coding sequence ATGGATCGTCGCCATTTCCTCAAGTCGTCGGCTTTTTTTACCATTGCGGCTGCCACCGTCGCCGCCGCACATGACGTTTCGCCGGCGGCCTTGCCGGCCAGCCCTGTGCGCGAGAACCTCCATCGATTCCCGCAAGGAGTCGCAAGCGGTGACCCGCGCGACCGCTCCATCGTGTTCTGGACACGATGCGTTCCGGTATCCCGCAACGTGCAGCACGATGCAAAGGGCGCCGCGCACGCGGTATCGCTACGACTCGAAGTATCGACACTGCCGGATTTCTCGACGCTCGTCGCCCGCGTCCCGTTGCGGGCGCTGGCCACCTACGACTTCACCGTGCGCGCGAAGGTGACGGCCTTCTCGCCCAAGACCACCTACTACTACAGGTTCGTCGCCGGCGACGACGTCAGCATGACGGGTGTCGCGCGCACGGCGCCGGCGGCAAACGAGGCCAACGATCAGGTTCGCTTCGCGTGGCTCACCTGCCAGGACTGGAGCGTCAACCACTGGCAAGCGATGACGCTGCTGGCCGACGAACGCGACCTCGATTTCGTCGTGCACGTGGGCGACTACATCTATGAAACGGTCGGGACCGCGCCCCCCGGCCGCGCCGAGCCGGCGCATCCTCCGCTGCACCTGCCCGGCGGCAAGCTGCTCGCGGACGGCCGCGCGTATGCCGAGACGCTCGAAGACTACCGGACGCTCTATCGCACCTATCGGACCGATCCGCGCCTGCAGACGCTGCACCAGCGCCTGCCGATGATTGCGATCTGGGACGACCACGAATTTTCCGACGATTGCTGGCAGGACCATCAGGTCTACACCAACGAGGAGCGGCAGGAAACCCTGCGGCGCCGCAGCGCCAGTCGCGCGTGGGCGGAATACATGCCGGTGGATTGGGACGACGTGCGCTTCGAGCCGGACGATCCGTCGTACACGAACATTCGCATCTACCGCGATTTTCGTTTCGGCATGCTGATGCACCTGGTGATGACCGACGAGCGGCTGTATCGCGACGACCACGTCGTGAACGAGGCCGCTGTCGCACGCGCGCGAGGTCATGACCCGGTGCATGGGGACGATGCAGCCGGCTCGCGCTACTTCGTCAAGCAGGACGTGCTGCAACGTGACGAGGCACGCGTAACGCGGCAGCTCGGCCGCCCGCCGTCGATGCTCGGCCCCGAACAGACCCGATGGTGGAAAACCTTGATGAAGGGCTCGCCGGCAACCTGGAAGGTGTGGGGCAACGAAGTGATGTTGAACCGTCTGTGGTTCCTGATGCCGGGCGCCCCCGGCACGCCGGCGGCCCGCCTCGTGGTCGATTGCGACGCATGGGACGGCTATCCCGCGCACAAGCATGAACTGCTCGCCTACTTGAGGGAGCACGGGATCCATAACGTCGTCGCGATCAGCGGAGACCTGCATGCCTTTCAGGGGGCCGTGGTGCGCGACGATCCCGATCCCGCGACGGGGGTGCCGGTCATCGTCGATTTCGTCTGCGCCGGTATCAGCAGCATGTCCTTTTATGCCTACCTGAAAGCCGCATGGAACGGTACACCGCTCGCGTCGATCGCGGCGACCCCAGCCAGACTCGACCGCTTCCTGATGGCGAACAACCCCGATCTGTGCCACGCCGACCACGATGCGCAGGGTTATGCATCAGCCACCGTCACATCGGAATACTTTTCCGTCACGTTCAACAAGGTGAAGCCGTTGAACCCGGACGGCACCGCGCCCGCGGATGCCCTGCTTGGCCGCACGCGATTGACGGTGCCCAGGGATTCGGTCGAGGTACGCGTCGAACCCATCTAG
- a CDS encoding DUF3096 domain-containing protein, whose protein sequence is MHTFTNWSPLVSLIAGILILVVPRLLNYIVAIYLIVIGLLGLFGGHFH, encoded by the coding sequence ATGCACACATTCACGAACTGGAGCCCACTGGTCTCGTTGATTGCCGGGATTCTCATTCTGGTGGTACCGCGACTGCTGAACTACATCGTCGCAATCTACCTGATCGTCATAGGATTGCTCGGGCTTTTCGGCGGCCACTTCCACTGA
- a CDS encoding phytanoyl-CoA dioxygenase family protein, with protein sequence MNATIQNIHDALPTVSKQTGAYEIVSLMNQYGGVRIKNYLTQEQVANINREVDAPLERLREGSSHDNELIKEFHGTYTKRLTNMVTHSKTFGDVLDDDLFHELGEVLYREESGDWWLSTAQVIDIGPGNTAQMLHRDVGNFPPLCALGVNGPTVFTNLMIALTRFTEENGATRIIPGSQNWDEDYFDSKGTPDMTIAAEMDAGDALLFSGKVIHGGGANVTKNERRRGLTIPMQPSYLTPEEAYPFIVEMDTVRRLSKRVQRIIGFRSQYPAGTPGLWQVDYDDIATHLGL encoded by the coding sequence ATGAACGCAACTATTCAGAACATTCATGACGCGCTCCCCACCGTCTCCAAGCAGACCGGCGCATACGAGATCGTGTCGCTCATGAATCAATATGGTGGAGTCCGGATCAAGAACTATCTGACCCAGGAGCAGGTCGCGAACATCAACCGCGAGGTCGATGCGCCGCTCGAGCGGCTTCGCGAGGGGTCGTCGCATGATAACGAACTGATCAAGGAATTCCACGGCACCTATACGAAGCGCCTGACGAACATGGTCACGCACAGCAAGACTTTCGGAGACGTGCTGGACGACGACCTCTTTCATGAACTCGGCGAGGTGCTGTACCGCGAGGAGTCCGGCGACTGGTGGCTTTCGACCGCGCAGGTCATCGACATCGGCCCGGGCAACACGGCACAGATGCTGCATCGCGACGTCGGCAATTTTCCACCCCTGTGCGCGCTCGGCGTCAACGGGCCTACGGTATTCACCAACCTCATGATTGCGCTGACGCGCTTCACCGAGGAAAACGGTGCCACCCGGATCATTCCGGGCAGCCAGAACTGGGACGAGGATTACTTCGACAGCAAGGGCACGCCCGACATGACCATTGCCGCCGAGATGGATGCCGGCGACGCATTGCTGTTCAGCGGAAAGGTGATCCACGGTGGCGGCGCGAACGTCACGAAGAACGAGCGTCGACGCGGGCTCACGATTCCGATGCAGCCGTCCTACCTGACTCCGGAGGAAGCGTATCCGTTCATCGTCGAGATGGACACCGTGCGACGCCTGTCGAAACGCGTTCAGCGAATCATCGGCTTCCGCTCGCAATATCCCGCCGGCACGCCGGGCCTGTGGCAAGTCGACTACGACGATATCGCGACGCATCTCGGCCTCTGA